One Felis catus isolate Fca126 chromosome D1, F.catus_Fca126_mat1.0, whole genome shotgun sequence DNA segment encodes these proteins:
- the NAP1L4 gene encoding nucleosome assembly protein 1-like 4 isoform X2: MFLVLEVPRRAGAQTPRAEWPTGEPHLGRQACLLPADTQLNTPSRRIVCREDTRMQLPVSWLGAPLEDGPPAGRAPGGRGPSWERPWGSGPRLGEPLGTGPWLGEPLEDGPRLGEPLEDGPRLGEPLEDGALAGRAPGGRGPGWESPWRSGPWLGAPLGDGHPAGRTPGGRTPAGRTPGGRTPAGRAPGGRGPGWGHPWGMGPRLGAPLEVGALAGRAPGGLAPGWESPWRTGPRLGEPLEDGPWLGEPLEDGRPGWESPWRLGPWLGEPLEDGPPAGSTPGDGPPAGRTPGGRAPAGRAPGGRALGWESPWRTDPDWESP; this comes from the coding sequence ATGTTCTTGGTTCTTGAAGTACCCAGGCGAGCTGGGGCTCAGACTCCCCGGGCAGAGTGGCCCACGGGTGAGCCCCACCTGGGTCGCCAGGCCTGCCTTCTTCCCGCTGACACACAGTTAAACACCCCATCCCGGAGGATAGTCTGCAGAGAAGACACCCGCATGCAGCTCCCTGTCTCCTGGCTGGGAGCACCCCTGGAGGATGGGCCCCCAGCTGGGAGAGCCCCTGGAGGTCGGGGCCCCAGCTGGGAGCGCCCCTGGGGGTCGGGGCCCCGGCTGGGAGAGCCCCTGGGGACGGGCCCCTGGCTGGGAGAACCCCTGGAGGACGGACCCCGGCTGGGAGAGCCCCTGGAGGACGGGCCCCGGCTGGGAGAGCCCCTGGAGGATGGGGCCCTGGCTGGGAGAGCCCCTGGAGGTCGGGGCCCTGGCTGGGAGAGCCCCTGGAGGTCGGGGCCCTGGCTGGGAGCGCCCCTGGGGGACGGGCACCCGGCTGGGAGAACCCCTGGAGGACGGACCCCGGCTGGGAGAACCCCTGGAGGACGGACCCCGGCTGGGAGAGCCCCTGGAGGTCGGGGCCCTGGCTGGGGGCACCCCTGGGGGATGGGCCCCCGGCTGGGAGCGCCCCTGGAGGTCGGGGCCCTGGCTGGGAGAGCCCCTGGAGGACTGGCACCCGGCTGGGAGAGCCCCTGGAGGACGGGCCCCCGGCTGGGAGAACCCCTAGAGGACGGGCCCTGGCTAGGAGAGCCCCTGGAGGACGGGCGCCCCGGCTGGGAGAGTCCCTGGAGGTTGGGGCCCTGGCTGGGAGAGCCCCTGGAAGATGGGCCCCCGGCTGGGAGCACCCCTGGGGACGGGCCCCCAGCTGGGAGAACCCCTGGAGGACGGGCCCCGGCCGGGAGAGCCCCTGGAGGACGGGCCCTCGGCTGGGAGAGCCCATGGAGGACAGACCCCGACTGGGAGAGCCCCTGA